Proteins encoded by one window of Macaca fascicularis isolate 582-1 chromosome 10, T2T-MFA8v1.1:
- the TFAP2C gene encoding transcription factor AP-2 gamma isoform X1 — MSRAARSVRACRAATSSSSCAMGGLHEIALHQASSSFAPGSGFFAAGSGPVLFWPKTQGSDSAPPSASGFGAAPRPSPPGFENSFPQDRHDGSSNGNPRVPHLSSAGQHLYSPAPPLSHTGVAEYQPPPYFPPPYQQLAYSQSADPYSHLGEAYAAAINPLHQPAPTGSQQQAWPGRQSQEGAGLPSHHGRPAGLLPHLSGLEAGAVSARRDAYRRSDLLLPHAHALDAAGLAENLGLHDMAHQMDEVQNVDDQHLLLHDQTVIRKGPISMTKNPLSLPCQKELVGAVMNPSEVFCSVPGRLSLLSSTSKYKVTVAEVQRRLSPPECLNASLLGGVLRRAKSKNGGRSLREKLDKIGLNLPAGRRKAAHVTLLTSLVEGEAVHLARDFAYVCEAEFPSKPVAEYLTRPHLGGRNEMAARKNMLLAAQQLCKEFTELLSQDRTPHGTSRPAPVLETNIQNCLSHFSLITHGFGSQAICAAVSALQNYIKEALIVIDKSYVNPGDQSPADSNKTLEKMEKHRK, encoded by the exons ATGTCCCGCGCCGCGCGGTCCGTCCGCGCCTGCCGCGCTGCCACCTCCAGCAGTTCCTGCGCCATGGGCGGGCTCCACGAGATCGCTCTGCACCAGGCGTCCAGCTCCTTCGCCCCGGGCTCCGGCTTTTTCGCCGCGGGCTCCGGCCCTGTCCTTTTCTGGCCCAAGACCCAGGGTTCGGACTCGGCGCCTCCGAGCGCCTCGGGCTTCGGAGCAGCGCCCAGACCTTCGCCGCCGGGCTTTGAGAACTCGTTCCCCCAG gatCGCCACGACGGGAGCAGCAATGGAAATCCGCGAGTCCCCCACCTCTCCTCCGCCGGGCAGCACCTCTACAGCCCCGCGCCACCCCTCTCCCACACTGGAGTCGCCGAATATCAGCCGCCACCCTACTTTCCCCCTCCCTACCAGCAGCTGGCCTACTCCCAGTCGGCCGACCCTTACTCGCATCTGGGGGAAGCGTATGCCGCCGCCATCAACCCCCTGCACCAGCCGGCGCCCACAGGCAGCCAGCAGCAGGCCTGGCCTGGCCGCCAGAGCCAGGAGGGAGCGGGGCTGCCCTCGCACCACGGGCGCCCGGCCGGCCTGCTGCCCCACCTCTCCGGGCTGGAGGCGGGTGCGGTGAGCGCCCGCAGGGATGCCTACCGCCGCTCCGACCTGCTGCTGCCCCACGCACACGCCCTGGATGCCGCGGGCCTGGCCGAGAACCTGGGACTCCACGACATGGCTCACCAGATGGACGAGGTGCAG AATGTCGACGACCAGCACCTGCTGCTGCACGATCAGACAGTCATTCGCAAAG GTCCCATTTCCATGACCAAGAACCCTCTGAGCCTCCCGTGTCAGAAGGAGCTGGTGGGGGCCGTAATGAACCCCAGCGAGGTCTTCTGCTCAGTCCCTGGAAGACTGTCCCTCCTCAGCTCTACGTCTAAATACAAAGTGACAGTGGCTGAAGTACAGAGGCGACTGTCCCCACCTGAATGCTTAAATGCCTCATTACTGGGAGGTGTTCTCAGAAG agccAAGTCAAAAAATGGAGGCCGGTCCTTGCGGGAGAAGTTGGACAAGATTGGGCTGAATCTTCCTGCTGGGAGACGGAAAGCTGCTCACGTGACTCTCCTGACGTCCTTAGTAGAAG GTGAAGCTGTTCATTTGGCTAGGGACTTCGCCTATGTCTGTGAAGCCGAATTTCCTAGTAAACCAGTGGCAGAATATTTAACCAGACCTCATCTCGGAGGACGAAATGAGATGGCAGCTAGGAAGAACATGCTATTGGCGGCCCA GCAACTGTGTAAAGAATTCACAGAACTTCTCAGCCAAGACCGGACACCCCACGGGACAAGCAGGCCCGCCCCAGTCTTGGAGACGAACATACAGAACTGCTTGTCTCATTTCAGCCTGATTACCCACGGTTTTGGCAGCCAGGCCATCTGTGCCGCGGTGTCTGCCCTGCAGAACTACATCAAAGAAGCCCTGATTGTCATAGACAAATCCTACGTGAACCCCGGAGACCAGAGTCCGGCTGATTCTAACAAAACCCTGGAGAAAATGGAGAAGCACAGGAAATAA
- the TFAP2C gene encoding transcription factor AP-2 gamma isoform X2: MLWKITDNVKYEEDCEDRHDGSSNGNPRVPHLSSAGQHLYSPAPPLSHTGVAEYQPPPYFPPPYQQLAYSQSADPYSHLGEAYAAAINPLHQPAPTGSQQQAWPGRQSQEGAGLPSHHGRPAGLLPHLSGLEAGAVSARRDAYRRSDLLLPHAHALDAAGLAENLGLHDMAHQMDEVQNVDDQHLLLHDQTVIRKGPISMTKNPLSLPCQKELVGAVMNPSEVFCSVPGRLSLLSSTSKYKVTVAEVQRRLSPPECLNASLLGGVLRRAKSKNGGRSLREKLDKIGLNLPAGRRKAAHVTLLTSLVEGEAVHLARDFAYVCEAEFPSKPVAEYLTRPHLGGRNEMAARKNMLLAAQQLCKEFTELLSQDRTPHGTSRPAPVLETNIQNCLSHFSLITHGFGSQAICAAVSALQNYIKEALIVIDKSYVNPGDQSPADSNKTLEKMEKHRK, encoded by the exons ATGTTGTGGAAAATAACTGATAATGTCAAGTACGAAGAGGACTGCGAG gatCGCCACGACGGGAGCAGCAATGGAAATCCGCGAGTCCCCCACCTCTCCTCCGCCGGGCAGCACCTCTACAGCCCCGCGCCACCCCTCTCCCACACTGGAGTCGCCGAATATCAGCCGCCACCCTACTTTCCCCCTCCCTACCAGCAGCTGGCCTACTCCCAGTCGGCCGACCCTTACTCGCATCTGGGGGAAGCGTATGCCGCCGCCATCAACCCCCTGCACCAGCCGGCGCCCACAGGCAGCCAGCAGCAGGCCTGGCCTGGCCGCCAGAGCCAGGAGGGAGCGGGGCTGCCCTCGCACCACGGGCGCCCGGCCGGCCTGCTGCCCCACCTCTCCGGGCTGGAGGCGGGTGCGGTGAGCGCCCGCAGGGATGCCTACCGCCGCTCCGACCTGCTGCTGCCCCACGCACACGCCCTGGATGCCGCGGGCCTGGCCGAGAACCTGGGACTCCACGACATGGCTCACCAGATGGACGAGGTGCAG AATGTCGACGACCAGCACCTGCTGCTGCACGATCAGACAGTCATTCGCAAAG GTCCCATTTCCATGACCAAGAACCCTCTGAGCCTCCCGTGTCAGAAGGAGCTGGTGGGGGCCGTAATGAACCCCAGCGAGGTCTTCTGCTCAGTCCCTGGAAGACTGTCCCTCCTCAGCTCTACGTCTAAATACAAAGTGACAGTGGCTGAAGTACAGAGGCGACTGTCCCCACCTGAATGCTTAAATGCCTCATTACTGGGAGGTGTTCTCAGAAG agccAAGTCAAAAAATGGAGGCCGGTCCTTGCGGGAGAAGTTGGACAAGATTGGGCTGAATCTTCCTGCTGGGAGACGGAAAGCTGCTCACGTGACTCTCCTGACGTCCTTAGTAGAAG GTGAAGCTGTTCATTTGGCTAGGGACTTCGCCTATGTCTGTGAAGCCGAATTTCCTAGTAAACCAGTGGCAGAATATTTAACCAGACCTCATCTCGGAGGACGAAATGAGATGGCAGCTAGGAAGAACATGCTATTGGCGGCCCA GCAACTGTGTAAAGAATTCACAGAACTTCTCAGCCAAGACCGGACACCCCACGGGACAAGCAGGCCCGCCCCAGTCTTGGAGACGAACATACAGAACTGCTTGTCTCATTTCAGCCTGATTACCCACGGTTTTGGCAGCCAGGCCATCTGTGCCGCGGTGTCTGCCCTGCAGAACTACATCAAAGAAGCCCTGATTGTCATAGACAAATCCTACGTGAACCCCGGAGACCAGAGTCCGGCTGATTCTAACAAAACCCTGGAGAAAATGGAGAAGCACAGGAAATAA
- the TFAP2C gene encoding transcription factor AP-2 gamma isoform X3, which yields MSFQFLRDRHDGSSNGNPRVPHLSSAGQHLYSPAPPLSHTGVAEYQPPPYFPPPYQQLAYSQSADPYSHLGEAYAAAINPLHQPAPTGSQQQAWPGRQSQEGAGLPSHHGRPAGLLPHLSGLEAGAVSARRDAYRRSDLLLPHAHALDAAGLAENLGLHDMAHQMDEVQNVDDQHLLLHDQTVIRKGPISMTKNPLSLPCQKELVGAVMNPSEVFCSVPGRLSLLSSTSKYKVTVAEVQRRLSPPECLNASLLGGVLRRAKSKNGGRSLREKLDKIGLNLPAGRRKAAHVTLLTSLVEGEAVHLARDFAYVCEAEFPSKPVAEYLTRPHLGGRNEMAARKNMLLAAQQLCKEFTELLSQDRTPHGTSRPAPVLETNIQNCLSHFSLITHGFGSQAICAAVSALQNYIKEALIVIDKSYVNPGDQSPADSNKTLEKMEKHRK from the exons ATGAGCTTCCAGTTCCTACGG gatCGCCACGACGGGAGCAGCAATGGAAATCCGCGAGTCCCCCACCTCTCCTCCGCCGGGCAGCACCTCTACAGCCCCGCGCCACCCCTCTCCCACACTGGAGTCGCCGAATATCAGCCGCCACCCTACTTTCCCCCTCCCTACCAGCAGCTGGCCTACTCCCAGTCGGCCGACCCTTACTCGCATCTGGGGGAAGCGTATGCCGCCGCCATCAACCCCCTGCACCAGCCGGCGCCCACAGGCAGCCAGCAGCAGGCCTGGCCTGGCCGCCAGAGCCAGGAGGGAGCGGGGCTGCCCTCGCACCACGGGCGCCCGGCCGGCCTGCTGCCCCACCTCTCCGGGCTGGAGGCGGGTGCGGTGAGCGCCCGCAGGGATGCCTACCGCCGCTCCGACCTGCTGCTGCCCCACGCACACGCCCTGGATGCCGCGGGCCTGGCCGAGAACCTGGGACTCCACGACATGGCTCACCAGATGGACGAGGTGCAG AATGTCGACGACCAGCACCTGCTGCTGCACGATCAGACAGTCATTCGCAAAG GTCCCATTTCCATGACCAAGAACCCTCTGAGCCTCCCGTGTCAGAAGGAGCTGGTGGGGGCCGTAATGAACCCCAGCGAGGTCTTCTGCTCAGTCCCTGGAAGACTGTCCCTCCTCAGCTCTACGTCTAAATACAAAGTGACAGTGGCTGAAGTACAGAGGCGACTGTCCCCACCTGAATGCTTAAATGCCTCATTACTGGGAGGTGTTCTCAGAAG agccAAGTCAAAAAATGGAGGCCGGTCCTTGCGGGAGAAGTTGGACAAGATTGGGCTGAATCTTCCTGCTGGGAGACGGAAAGCTGCTCACGTGACTCTCCTGACGTCCTTAGTAGAAG GTGAAGCTGTTCATTTGGCTAGGGACTTCGCCTATGTCTGTGAAGCCGAATTTCCTAGTAAACCAGTGGCAGAATATTTAACCAGACCTCATCTCGGAGGACGAAATGAGATGGCAGCTAGGAAGAACATGCTATTGGCGGCCCA GCAACTGTGTAAAGAATTCACAGAACTTCTCAGCCAAGACCGGACACCCCACGGGACAAGCAGGCCCGCCCCAGTCTTGGAGACGAACATACAGAACTGCTTGTCTCATTTCAGCCTGATTACCCACGGTTTTGGCAGCCAGGCCATCTGTGCCGCGGTGTCTGCCCTGCAGAACTACATCAAAGAAGCCCTGATTGTCATAGACAAATCCTACGTGAACCCCGGAGACCAGAGTCCGGCTGATTCTAACAAAACCCTGGAGAAAATGGAGAAGCACAGGAAATAA